One stretch of Actinomycetota bacterium DNA includes these proteins:
- a CDS encoding diacylglycerol kinase family lipid kinase has product MSSPFGPMLLICNSRSGRGGVARALPEVQEHLENRNLEYELRYTEGPGHATELARAALASGTRFLVAVGGDGTVHEVVNGMIDDDRAVDPDAVLGVVAAGTGSDFIKTFGMRPLPGAAVAHLDGGNSFPIDIGKIVFTEDGRQVTRYFPNIAEAGLGAEVVARAARLPRWLGPTVYLFAFWLTMSKHKPAQVKVDLVDRTYEGSMNNLVVANGQFFGGGMKIAPKAAPTDGLLDVQIEHARKKDAIAMMPKVFKGAHLPHPDVVEAKRVKVSISADRPLLIEADGEVLGHTPATFEVLRDVISLKV; this is encoded by the coding sequence ATGAGCAGCCCCTTCGGCCCGATGCTCTTGATCTGCAACTCTCGCTCCGGCCGGGGCGGCGTCGCGAGGGCGCTTCCGGAGGTGCAAGAGCACCTCGAGAACCGGAACCTCGAATACGAGCTGCGCTACACGGAGGGACCGGGCCACGCGACGGAGCTCGCCCGCGCGGCCCTCGCCTCCGGCACCCGCTTCCTCGTAGCGGTCGGTGGCGACGGCACCGTTCACGAGGTCGTCAACGGGATGATCGACGACGACCGTGCGGTGGATCCCGACGCCGTGCTCGGCGTGGTGGCCGCCGGCACCGGATCGGACTTCATCAAGACCTTCGGGATGAGACCCCTTCCGGGCGCGGCGGTCGCGCATCTGGACGGCGGCAACTCGTTCCCGATCGACATCGGAAAGATCGTCTTCACCGAGGACGGCCGTCAGGTCACGCGCTACTTCCCCAACATCGCGGAGGCGGGGCTGGGTGCCGAGGTCGTTGCCCGCGCCGCCCGCCTGCCGCGCTGGCTCGGTCCGACCGTGTACCTGTTCGCGTTCTGGCTGACGATGAGCAAGCACAAGCCCGCGCAGGTGAAGGTCGACCTCGTCGACAGGACCTACGAGGGCTCGATGAACAACCTGGTCGTAGCCAACGGCCAGTTCTTCGGGGGCGGGATGAAGATCGCGCCGAAGGCCGCTCCTACGGACGGGCTACTCGACGTCCAGATCGAGCACGCCCGCAAGAAGGACGCGATCGCGATGATGCCGAAGGTATTCAAGGGCGCTCATCTTCCGCATCCGGACGTGGTGGAGGCGAAGCGCGTCAAGGTCAGCATCTCCGCCGATCGGCCGCTGCTCATCGAGGCCGATGGCGAGGTGCTGGGTCACACGCCCGCCACGTTCGAGGTTCTTCGGGACGTGATCTCTCTCAAGGTCTGA
- a CDS encoding YibE/F family protein codes for MGHSHSHSHTDVEVPKRTQRRLLVAVVPFVVATLAGLVILWPNSADVSGRFAGGDRGERFTASVVQVTPEECQGVPEGTVYFCSAVTARLVEGPDAGDDVSFDYARGEGSRGIEEGDDVVVARFETAPGESQYTFVDFKRAQPLVTLAILFGVVVVVTSRWRGVTALIGLGLSVMILVRFMMPAILAGEDPLAVAIVGAAAIMFMALYLAHGFHAATTTAVLGTLASLTLTALLATLFVRAASFTGLASEEAGFLQLSAGQVDLEGLLLGGIIVGALGVLDDVTITQASAVWELRAANPSMGFGRLYRSALRIGRDHIASTVNTLVLAYAGASLPLLLIFSLSDQTVGDILTTEIMAEEIVRTLVGSIGLVSSVPITTALAALVVAGGPEKPREPRPAREPKPPRERGERWKAPRAEREWRQDEPSV; via the coding sequence ATGGGGCACTCCCACTCTCACTCGCATACCGACGTCGAGGTTCCCAAGCGGACGCAGCGCAGGCTCCTCGTCGCCGTCGTCCCCTTCGTCGTCGCCACGCTCGCGGGCCTCGTGATCCTGTGGCCGAACTCCGCCGACGTGTCCGGCAGGTTCGCCGGCGGCGACAGGGGAGAGCGGTTCACCGCGTCGGTCGTTCAGGTGACACCTGAGGAGTGCCAGGGCGTCCCCGAAGGAACCGTCTATTTCTGCTCCGCGGTCACGGCGCGGCTCGTGGAAGGCCCAGACGCGGGAGACGACGTTTCGTTCGACTACGCGCGCGGCGAGGGCTCTAGAGGCATCGAGGAGGGCGACGACGTCGTCGTTGCGCGCTTCGAGACCGCGCCGGGGGAGTCGCAATACACGTTCGTCGACTTCAAGAGAGCGCAGCCGCTGGTGACTCTCGCGATCCTCTTCGGTGTCGTCGTGGTCGTGACGAGCCGTTGGCGCGGTGTCACCGCGCTCATCGGCCTCGGGCTGAGCGTGATGATCCTGGTGCGGTTCATGATGCCGGCGATCCTGGCCGGGGAAGACCCCCTGGCGGTAGCGATCGTCGGAGCCGCGGCGATCATGTTCATGGCGCTCTACCTCGCGCACGGGTTCCACGCCGCCACCACCACGGCGGTGCTCGGGACGCTCGCCAGCCTTACTTTGACCGCGCTGCTGGCGACGCTGTTCGTTCGTGCCGCCAGCTTCACCGGGCTCGCGTCCGAAGAGGCCGGTTTCCTGCAGCTCTCCGCGGGGCAGGTGGACCTCGAGGGCCTGCTGTTGGGCGGCATCATCGTCGGCGCGCTCGGCGTGTTGGACGACGTCACGATCACCCAGGCCTCCGCCGTGTGGGAGCTACGCGCCGCCAACCCGTCGATGGGTTTCGGGCGGCTGTATCGCTCGGCGCTGCGCATAGGCCGCGACCACATCGCTTCGACGGTGAACACCCTGGTGCTGGCCTACGCGGGAGCGTCGCTACCCCTGCTTTTGATCTTCAGCCTGTCGGACCAGACCGTCGGCGACATCCTGACCACGGAGATCATGGCCGAGGAGATCGTCCGGACCTTGGTGGGGAGCATCGGCCTGGTCTCGTCGGTGCCGATCACGACCGCGCTCGCCGCTCTAGTCGTCGCGGGGGGGCCGGAGAAGCCGCGGGAGCCGAGACCGGCGCGGGAGCCGAAGCCGCCACGTGAACGCGGCGAGCGATGGAAGGCACCCCGAGCGGAGCGAGAGTGGCGCCAGGACGAGCCGTCCGTTTAG
- a CDS encoding acyl-CoA dehydrogenase family protein, with protein MPADLRLLDDEQRSLVQMVREFADEVAAPAAHEYEQRSEDPAPLYKQLAELDLTGIPYPEQYNGLGLPYGTYLAVIEELARAYLGFAVGLSVHTLCAFAVAEFGSDALKEDVLSRLCSGEWFGAYSLSEPHSGSDAVALGTKARLAADGYRLSGSKVFCTRGNEADAVLVMARTGEAGAKGISAFIIERGTDGFGGAKKEDKMGWRSSPTWMLQLDEALVPESRRVGEEGQGFRIALASLDSGRLGIAACSVGLAQAALDEALKFTAEREQFGKPVNQNQGLQFMLADMSTQIEAGRALYRYAAGLRDAGKEYSLAAAQAKLFCSDVAMRVTTDAVQLHGGYGYITEYPVERYMREAKALQIVEGTNQIQRLVIGRKLTSA; from the coding sequence ATGCCGGCGGACCTGCGACTGCTCGACGATGAGCAGCGCTCTCTCGTTCAGATGGTACGGGAGTTCGCGGACGAAGTAGCCGCGCCGGCCGCACACGAGTACGAGCAACGTTCCGAGGATCCGGCTCCTCTCTACAAGCAACTGGCGGAGCTGGACCTCACCGGCATCCCCTACCCCGAGCAGTACAACGGGCTCGGCCTGCCCTACGGCACCTATCTAGCTGTGATCGAAGAGCTGGCGAGGGCGTATCTTGGCTTCGCGGTCGGCCTGTCGGTTCACACCCTGTGCGCGTTCGCCGTGGCCGAGTTCGGAAGCGACGCGTTGAAGGAGGACGTCCTCAGCCGCCTCTGCTCGGGGGAGTGGTTCGGCGCCTACTCCCTCTCGGAACCTCACTCCGGTTCCGATGCGGTAGCGCTCGGAACGAAGGCGCGGCTGGCCGCTGACGGATACCGGCTCAGCGGATCGAAGGTGTTCTGCACCCGCGGGAACGAAGCCGACGCGGTGTTGGTGATGGCTAGGACGGGCGAGGCCGGGGCGAAAGGGATCAGCGCCTTCATCATCGAGAGGGGGACCGACGGGTTCGGCGGCGCTAAGAAGGAAGACAAGATGGGCTGGCGCTCGTCGCCGACGTGGATGTTGCAGTTAGACGAAGCTCTCGTCCCCGAGTCTAGGCGGGTGGGCGAGGAGGGCCAGGGGTTCCGGATCGCCCTGGCGTCGTTGGATTCCGGCCGCCTCGGGATCGCCGCGTGTTCGGTCGGCCTCGCCCAGGCCGCGCTGGACGAGGCGCTGAAGTTCACCGCCGAGCGGGAGCAGTTCGGCAAGCCGGTCAACCAGAACCAGGGCCTCCAGTTCATGCTGGCGGATATGTCCACGCAGATAGAGGCCGGACGAGCGTTGTACAGGTACGCGGCGGGACTGCGAGACGCGGGCAAGGAGTACTCGCTGGCGGCGGCTCAAGCGAAGCTCTTCTGCTCGGACGTCGCGATGCGGGTCACGACCGACGCGGTCCAGCTGCACGGTGGTTACGGCTACATCACCGAGTACCCGGTGGAGCGATACATGCGCGAGGCAAAGGCGCTTCAGATCGTCGAGGGCACCAATCAGATCCAGCGCCTGGTGATCGGCCGCAAGCTCACCAGCGCCTGA
- a CDS encoding alpha/beta hydrolase encodes MTRVASRLTVTGFDGTSLAGYHFDGGTLEPLVLVNAIGPDLSAWRYVIDEVEPERPVVAWDLRGLHGSGKPASQRVDAAAHCEDAIAVLDATGAQRFVLAAWSTGTRIAVELARTYPERVKALAIVCGGAGRGFRGLFRYLETSPLFPYGAGLAKHFAGSLQGAFRAFVSRPEIAGVVRQSGVIGPTADVDGLVAVLQSFAACDLRQLLTIYEEVAGDSDPSVFAEVQAPCLVVSGRRDRFATQGMVDEMLTRLPLAEKVVYQKGSHFIPLEYPERLALDMAAHFRP; translated from the coding sequence ATGACCAGAGTCGCATCCAGACTTACCGTCACGGGCTTCGACGGCACCTCGCTCGCGGGCTACCACTTCGACGGCGGAACCCTGGAGCCGCTGGTGCTGGTCAACGCGATCGGCCCCGACCTGTCCGCGTGGCGTTACGTGATCGACGAGGTGGAGCCGGAGCGACCGGTCGTAGCTTGGGACCTCCGCGGTCTCCACGGATCGGGGAAGCCCGCGTCGCAGCGGGTAGACGCAGCGGCTCACTGCGAGGATGCGATAGCGGTGCTGGACGCGACGGGGGCACAACGCTTCGTGCTTGCCGCGTGGAGCACCGGCACCAGGATCGCGGTCGAGCTCGCCCGCACTTATCCGGAACGGGTGAAGGCGCTCGCAATCGTCTGTGGCGGCGCCGGGCGCGGCTTCCGCGGCCTCTTCAGATACCTCGAGACCTCTCCGCTGTTCCCGTACGGCGCCGGTCTAGCGAAACACTTCGCGGGCTCTCTCCAAGGAGCCTTCCGGGCCTTCGTCTCACGCCCGGAGATCGCGGGCGTCGTCCGTCAGTCTGGTGTGATCGGTCCGACCGCCGACGTGGATGGATTGGTGGCGGTCCTGCAGAGCTTCGCCGCCTGCGACCTGAGGCAGCTGCTCACGATCTACGAAGAGGTGGCGGGTGACTCCGATCCCTCGGTCTTCGCCGAGGTCCAGGCCCCCTGCCTCGTCGTGTCCGGCAGACGCGACCGGTTCGCGACGCAGGGGATGGTGGACGAGATGCTGACGCGCCTACCGCTCGCGGAGAAGGTGGTGTACCAGAAGGGAAGTCACTTCATCCCCCTCGAGTATCCGGAGCGGCTGGCGCTCGACATGGCCGCGCACTTCAGACCTTGA
- a CDS encoding FAD-binding oxidoreductase — translation MKAVAELAELIGPHRVGSHPADLHRHATDRSTSALLARRAGTAYELPQCVVRPHTTEQVAQVLEWAHRTRTPVVPYGGGSGVSQGIAAGGAVVVELRALNEILDFDEKSRLVRAQSGVLGPDLAKALRSWGQTLGHEPQSLEISTLGGWVATRASGQLSARYGSIENMISGLEAVLPGGRVVRSKTVPRRATGPDLAALMVGSEGTLGIVTEVTLKVSPLPAERVHRCVRFQHMADGVAACRKIAQSGLAPTLVRLYDPEDSAILLRNLPEETPGTLLLLTFQDAGAVQRADQAAELSSGIPGDDSLVEHWWEHRNDAVEQLMILMAGEGVLGPHALVDTIEVSGTWSGLRDLYHSMKDELSGLADLAACHLSHIYPDGACLYFTLASACEDDAAAAELLERWWEVGMESCLRAGGSISHHHGIGRRKVKWLERELDGWWDVLRAVKEAIDPHGIMNPGALGLGG, via the coding sequence GTGAAGGCAGTAGCCGAGCTCGCCGAACTGATTGGCCCGCACCGCGTCGGTTCACATCCCGCGGATCTGCACCGTCACGCGACCGACCGTTCGACGTCGGCGCTCCTCGCGCGGCGTGCTGGGACCGCGTACGAGCTGCCGCAGTGTGTCGTGCGGCCGCACACGACCGAGCAGGTAGCGCAGGTACTGGAGTGGGCGCACCGAACGCGCACGCCGGTCGTGCCGTACGGTGGGGGTTCGGGAGTCTCCCAGGGGATCGCGGCGGGTGGTGCCGTAGTGGTGGAGCTGCGCGCTCTGAACGAGATCCTGGATTTCGACGAGAAGAGCCGGCTCGTTCGAGCGCAGAGCGGGGTGCTGGGGCCGGACCTCGCGAAGGCGCTCCGTTCGTGGGGCCAGACCCTCGGGCACGAGCCGCAGTCGCTGGAGATCTCCACCCTCGGGGGGTGGGTCGCGACACGCGCTTCAGGCCAACTGTCCGCGCGCTACGGAAGCATCGAGAACATGATCTCGGGGCTCGAGGCCGTGCTTCCTGGGGGCCGAGTGGTTCGGTCGAAGACGGTGCCTCGCCGCGCCACGGGCCCGGATCTTGCTGCCCTGATGGTCGGGTCGGAAGGGACGCTCGGGATCGTGACGGAGGTCACCCTGAAGGTGTCTCCTCTACCCGCCGAGCGGGTGCATCGGTGCGTACGGTTCCAACACATGGCCGACGGCGTCGCCGCGTGCCGGAAGATCGCGCAGAGTGGCTTGGCGCCGACGCTGGTGCGGCTCTACGACCCCGAAGACTCCGCCATCCTGCTGCGCAACCTGCCGGAGGAGACACCGGGGACGCTACTGCTCCTCACGTTCCAAGACGCGGGCGCGGTGCAGCGGGCGGATCAGGCGGCGGAGCTGAGCAGCGGTATCCCCGGCGACGACTCGCTGGTGGAGCACTGGTGGGAGCATCGGAACGACGCGGTCGAACAGCTGATGATCCTGATGGCGGGCGAGGGCGTACTCGGACCGCACGCGCTCGTCGACACGATCGAGGTGTCGGGGACGTGGTCGGGTCTGCGCGACCTGTATCACTCGATGAAAGACGAGCTCAGCGGCCTCGCGGACCTGGCCGCGTGCCATCTCTCACACATCTATCCGGACGGCGCCTGCCTCTACTTCACGCTCGCGTCCGCATGCGAGGACGACGCTGCGGCCGCCGAGCTGCTCGAGCGGTGGTGGGAGGTTGGTATGGAGTCTTGCTTGAGAGCCGGCGGGTCGATCAGCCACCACCACGGCATCGGCCGGCGAAAGGTGAAGTGGCTGGAGCGTGAGCTCGACGGATGGTGGGACGTGCTGCGCGCGGTCAAGGAGGCGATCGACCCTCACGGCATCATGAATCCGGGCGCTCTCGGCCTGGGAGGTTGA
- a CDS encoding glycerol-3-phosphate dehydrogenase/oxidase: MGRRAGVVTGPGLGPRDAALAHLAERSEPLDVLVVGGGITGAGIALDAASRGATVGLVERYDFASGTSSKSSKLIHGGLRYLEQREFGLMREACTERDLLRRLAPHLVEPLAFVLPFAARTTRAKFGVGLWAYDALASFRNLKLHKHLDALEAEALVPALPRGQVRGGFVYYDCKTDDVRLVMENLIQARRYGAASVNHCVVRDLSAAGGMCRAAVEDTVSGSDLEIKARRIIVAAGVWADDVEALARPAAAPRLRPSKGVHLVFRRDAVPVLDAGAFIPDADNRRMLFVIPWLDHVIVGTTDDAYTGSLDHPTVDEADRRYCLDALNTTLGLDLDERDVAGAYAGLRPLIAGERDATADLSRRHSVYEIAPGITGITGGKMTTYRRMAKDAMDGVAEDLGISTRSKTHWIRLGSRNVSALSVAVERRCRVLGLDRSVAANLVRCYGDRALDVLEVAGKEDLTDSLVPGMQPIQAEAAYCARAEMATHLGDLLSRRTRLALTDPEAGIGSSSSATAILASERSWSDDETVRQREAHRADVESERGLPLRAVALRVADARATLHTG; encoded by the coding sequence GTGGGCCGTCGGGCTGGTGTCGTGACCGGGCCGGGTCTGGGCCCGCGCGACGCGGCACTGGCGCACCTGGCGGAGCGGTCGGAGCCCCTGGACGTGCTCGTGGTCGGTGGAGGGATCACCGGCGCCGGGATAGCGCTCGACGCGGCCTCGAGGGGCGCTACCGTCGGCCTGGTCGAGCGTTACGACTTCGCGTCTGGGACCTCCAGCAAGTCCTCTAAGTTGATCCACGGTGGGCTCCGGTACCTCGAGCAGCGCGAGTTCGGGCTGATGAGGGAGGCGTGCACCGAGCGCGACCTCCTGCGACGGTTGGCGCCGCACCTCGTGGAGCCGCTCGCGTTCGTGCTGCCGTTCGCCGCTCGGACCACCCGTGCGAAGTTCGGCGTCGGCCTGTGGGCGTACGACGCTCTGGCGAGCTTCCGGAACCTGAAGCTCCACAAGCACCTGGATGCGCTCGAGGCCGAAGCCCTGGTCCCCGCGCTCCCGCGGGGCCAGGTCAGGGGCGGCTTCGTCTACTACGACTGCAAAACCGACGACGTGCGTCTCGTGATGGAGAACCTGATCCAGGCGCGCCGCTACGGCGCCGCCTCCGTGAACCACTGCGTCGTGCGCGACCTCTCTGCCGCGGGGGGGATGTGCCGGGCCGCCGTCGAGGACACGGTGAGCGGCTCCGACCTCGAGATCAAAGCGCGCCGGATCATCGTCGCCGCCGGAGTGTGGGCAGACGATGTCGAGGCGCTGGCTAGGCCCGCTGCGGCTCCGAGGCTGCGGCCCTCGAAGGGGGTCCACCTGGTGTTCCGTCGAGATGCCGTGCCGGTCCTGGACGCGGGCGCCTTCATCCCCGATGCGGACAACCGCCGGATGTTGTTCGTGATCCCGTGGCTGGACCACGTGATCGTAGGCACCACCGATGATGCCTACACCGGAAGCCTCGACCATCCGACCGTCGACGAGGCCGACCGTCGGTACTGTCTCGATGCGCTCAACACGACGCTGGGTCTGGATCTCGACGAGCGCGACGTAGCGGGTGCGTACGCGGGACTGCGGCCACTTATCGCCGGCGAGAGGGATGCGACCGCGGATCTCTCTCGCCGTCACTCGGTCTACGAGATCGCTCCCGGCATCACCGGGATCACCGGCGGCAAGATGACCACCTACCGACGCATGGCGAAAGATGCGATGGACGGCGTCGCCGAGGACCTGGGCATCTCCACGCGCTCGAAGACGCACTGGATCCGCCTCGGCTCCCGCAACGTCTCGGCCCTCTCGGTCGCGGTGGAGCGACGTTGCCGGGTGCTCGGCCTGGATCGTTCGGTCGCAGCGAACCTCGTCCGCTGCTACGGCGACCGCGCGCTTGATGTGCTGGAGGTCGCAGGCAAGGAGGACCTCACGGACAGCCTCGTCCCCGGGATGCAGCCGATCCAGGCCGAGGCCGCCTACTGCGCGCGCGCCGAGATGGCAACACACCTCGGCGACCTCTTGAGCCGGCGGACGCGCCTCGCGCTGACCGATCCAGAAGCGGGGATCGGCTCGTCCTCCTCGGCTACGGCCATCCTCGCCTCCGAGCGGTCCTGGAGCGACGACGAGACGGTGCGCCAGCGGGAAGCGCACCGCGCTGACGTCGAGAGTGAGCGCGGTCTGCCGTTGCGCGCCGTTGCACTGCGAGTGGCGGACGCGCGAGCCACGCTCCACACGGGATGA
- a CDS encoding PspA/IM30 family protein translates to MSLMRRLSMIFKSKAARALDAAEDPRETLDYSYERTVEMLQKMRRAVTDVATSRKRLEIQGQQLEATATKLEGQARRALEQDREDLAREALSRREAVATQLEDIHRQHQQLQNQESKLVASARRLESKVAAFRTRKETIKATYSAAEAETKVNEAVSGISEEMGDVGLAMQRAEDKVMQMQARSQALDELMASGAIEDVAHGGDDIERQLGSGGNDTQVELELARLKNELVAPEERSELESSKEGERG, encoded by the coding sequence ATGAGCTTGATGCGAAGACTGTCGATGATCTTCAAGTCGAAGGCGGCGAGAGCCCTCGACGCGGCCGAGGATCCGCGCGAGACGCTGGATTACTCCTACGAGCGCACGGTGGAGATGCTGCAGAAGATGCGGCGCGCCGTGACCGACGTGGCGACCTCGCGGAAGCGTCTCGAGATCCAAGGGCAGCAGCTAGAGGCGACGGCGACGAAGCTCGAGGGCCAGGCTCGGCGCGCGTTGGAGCAAGATCGCGAGGACCTGGCGCGGGAAGCGCTCTCGCGGCGGGAGGCGGTCGCGACGCAGCTCGAAGACATCCATCGTCAGCACCAACAGCTGCAGAACCAGGAGAGCAAGCTGGTGGCGTCGGCGCGACGGCTCGAGTCCAAGGTCGCGGCGTTCCGGACTCGGAAGGAGACGATCAAGGCCACGTACTCCGCCGCCGAGGCCGAGACGAAGGTGAACGAGGCCGTCAGCGGCATCTCGGAGGAGATGGGTGATGTCGGGCTTGCGATGCAGCGCGCCGAGGACAAGGTCATGCAGATGCAGGCTCGCAGCCAGGCCCTGGACGAGCTGATGGCCTCGGGCGCGATCGAAGATGTAGCGCACGGCGGTGACGACATCGAGCGGCAGCTTGGCAGCGGCGGTAACGACACCCAGGTCGAGTTGGAGCTGGCGCGCTTGAAGAACGAGCTCGTCGCCCCCGAGGAGCGGTCCGAGCTGGAGAGCAGCAAGGAGGGGGAGCGCGGTTGA
- a CDS encoding AsnC family transcriptional regulator, protein MDNKDRSILALLETDARLGYTEIAAAVGLAPSSVHDRVRKLERRGLIKAYRAEIDYEAAGLPITAIVSLALRPASPGDIPSKIAEFPQVETCYSVAGDNSYALVVRAASTKDLEELLDALRAKLEVVTRSTIVLSTPFERRPMLTARSEQP, encoded by the coding sequence ATGGACAACAAGGATCGGAGCATCCTGGCCCTCCTCGAGACCGACGCGAGGCTGGGCTATACGGAGATTGCCGCCGCCGTGGGCCTGGCACCCTCGTCGGTCCACGACCGGGTCCGCAAGCTCGAGCGGCGGGGTCTGATCAAGGCTTATCGCGCCGAGATCGACTACGAAGCCGCCGGGCTCCCGATCACGGCCATCGTGAGCCTCGCCTTGCGTCCGGCGTCACCCGGCGACATCCCGTCGAAGATCGCCGAGTTCCCGCAGGTCGAGACCTGCTACTCGGTCGCCGGCGACAACTCCTATGCCCTAGTGGTCCGCGCCGCATCGACGAAGGACCTCGAGGAGCTCCTGGACGCGCTGCGGGCCAAGCTCGAGGTCGTCACCCGTTCGACGATCGTCTTGTCGACCCCGTTCGAGCGCCGCCCGATGCTGACAGCCCGATCGGAGCAGCCGTAG
- a CDS encoding amidase has protein sequence MFTWSASKIAASIRSGEMTSRAVVHAHIERIRAVNPVLNAVVEERFEDALKEADAADEQVASSGPEDLPPLHGVPCTVKEVFAVPGMRQTSGIVGRRDFVATEEATAVTRLRAAGAIVMGTTNVSELCMWMETSNKLYGRTNNPYDPTRIVGGSSGGEGAIVAAGASPFGLGSDIGGSIRMPAFFNGVFGHKPTGGLVPGTGQYPLAENDALRYLCTGPIARRAEDLMPLLRILAGPDGIDTGCYDQKLGNPASVDIEGLKVVDVRGNGFRRVSAELGEAQERAAHALSGSGADVSRALIPSLKRSLDIWGSMMSDAADTSFAELLGDGRRLRPLRELGRLVVGRSEHTFPAIGLTVLERLGDLSPNRTQRFVEKGKALADELEDFIGDRGVMLYPSYTQVAPKHNRPLFPPVNWVYTAIFNIAEMPVTQVPLGLNADGLPLGIQVAAARGNDHLTIAGALELEHAFGGWRMPPRLARDEALVPQQVS, from the coding sequence ATGTTCACGTGGTCGGCCTCGAAGATCGCCGCATCGATCCGCTCGGGCGAGATGACGTCTCGCGCGGTCGTCCACGCCCACATCGAGCGCATCCGGGCCGTGAACCCGGTGCTGAACGCTGTCGTCGAGGAGCGGTTCGAGGACGCGTTGAAAGAAGCCGACGCCGCGGACGAGCAGGTCGCGAGCAGCGGACCTGAGGACCTGCCCCCCCTGCACGGCGTCCCGTGCACCGTCAAAGAGGTGTTCGCAGTGCCCGGCATGCGCCAGACCTCCGGGATCGTCGGGAGGCGAGACTTCGTCGCGACCGAGGAGGCAACGGCCGTCACCAGGCTGCGCGCCGCGGGGGCCATCGTGATGGGGACGACCAACGTCTCCGAGCTCTGCATGTGGATGGAGACCTCGAACAAGCTGTACGGGCGCACGAACAATCCGTACGACCCGACCCGGATCGTCGGAGGAAGCTCGGGAGGCGAGGGAGCGATCGTGGCCGCCGGCGCCAGCCCGTTCGGCCTCGGCTCCGACATCGGCGGTTCCATCCGGATGCCGGCTTTCTTCAACGGCGTGTTCGGCCACAAACCAACCGGAGGTCTCGTGCCTGGAACCGGGCAGTACCCGCTCGCGGAGAACGATGCACTCCGTTATCTCTGCACCGGGCCGATCGCGCGGCGGGCCGAGGACCTGATGCCGCTCCTTCGTATCCTGGCCGGCCCCGACGGGATCGACACGGGCTGCTACGACCAGAAGCTCGGCAACCCGGCCTCGGTAGATATAGAGGGCCTGAAGGTGGTCGACGTGCGCGGAAACGGGTTCCGCCGCGTCTCGGCCGAGCTGGGAGAGGCTCAGGAGCGCGCCGCTCATGCCCTTTCGGGATCCGGCGCGGATGTCAGCCGGGCGTTGATACCGAGCCTCAAGCGATCGCTCGATATCTGGGGGTCGATGATGTCCGATGCCGCCGACACCTCCTTCGCGGAGCTGCTGGGAGACGGGCGTCGTCTGCGCCCGCTGCGAGAATTGGGTCGTCTCGTCGTGGGCCGCTCGGAGCACACCTTCCCCGCGATCGGGCTCACGGTGCTGGAGCGGCTGGGCGACCTGTCCCCGAACAGGACCCAGAGGTTCGTCGAGAAGGGGAAGGCGCTGGCGGACGAGCTCGAGGACTTCATCGGCGATCGCGGCGTGATGCTCTACCCCTCGTACACCCAGGTGGCGCCCAAACACAACCGGCCACTGTTCCCGCCGGTCAACTGGGTCTACACCGCGATATTCAACATCGCGGAGATGCCGGTGACGCAGGTCCCTCTGGGCCTGAACGCCGACGGCCTCCCGTTAGGGATACAGGTCGCCGCGGCGCGGGGAAACGACCATCTCACGATCGCGGGCGCCCTGGAGCTGGAGCACGCCTTTGGCGGCTGGAGGATGCCGCCGCGCCTAGCCCGGGATGAGGCCCTCGTCCCCCAGCAGGTCTCTTAG